Genomic window (Chitinivorax sp. B):
TTGAGTGGTTTTCACTCAGCTGAATAAATTTATTGAGGTTTAAAATGCCAAGACGTAGAGAAGTACCCAAACGCGAAGTTTTGCCGGATCCTAAATTTGGTAATGTTGAGCTGGCAAAGTTCATGAACGTTGTTATGCTGGATGGAAAGAAGTCTGTCGCTGAAAACATCGTTTATGGTGCGCTCGAGCAGATTGAAAAGAAATCGGGCAAGGATCCTGTTGCTGTATTCAGTCAAGCGCTGGGCAATGTAAAGCCTGTTGTAGAGGTAAAGAGCCGTCGCGTGGGTGGTGCTAACTATCAGGTGCCGGTTGAAGTTCGTCCGGCCCGTCGGATGGCATTGGCCATGCGTTGGTTGCGCGAAGCTGCTCGCA
Coding sequences:
- the rpsG gene encoding 30S ribosomal protein S7: MPRRREVPKREVLPDPKFGNVELAKFMNVVMLDGKKSVAENIVYGALEQIEKKSGKDPVAVFSQALGNVKPVVEVKSRRVGGANYQVPVEVRPARRMALAMRWLREAARKRGEKSMALRLAGELLDAAEGRGGAMKKRDEVHRMAEANKAFSHYRF